The Megalops cyprinoides isolate fMegCyp1 chromosome 12, fMegCyp1.pri, whole genome shotgun sequence genome contains a region encoding:
- the dnajc27 gene encoding dnaJ homolog subfamily C member 27 gives METNVQKKRENKKSLRVKVISLGNAEVGKSCIIKRYCEKRFVSKYLATIGIDYGVTKVQVRDREIKVNIFDMAGHPFFYEVRNEFYKDSQGVILVYDVGQKESFDALDSWLTEMKQEMGSQANMESIIFIVCANKVDLTKRRVVDESEGRLWAESRGFHYFETSAQSGEGINEMFQAFFSSITDMCENGGRRPVSEVNVGFTREQADTIRRIRNSKDSWDMLGVKPGATREEVNKAYRKLAVLLHPDKCVAPGSEDAFKAVVNARTSLLKNIK, from the exons ATGGAGACAAATGTGCAGAAAAAGCGTGAAAATAAGAAGTCCCTGCGGGTGAAAGTCATCAGTTTAGGTAACGCAGAGGTGGGGAAG AGCTGCATCATTAAACGCTACTGCGAGAAGAGGTTCGTATCCAAATATCTGGCTACGATCGGAATTGACTATGGAGTTACGAA AGTTCAAGTGCGGGACAGAGAGATCAAAGTCAATATTTTTGACATGGCGGGTCACCCCTTCTTCTATGAG gtTCGAAACGAGTTCTACAAGGACTCTCAGGGGGTGATCCTCGTGTACGACGTGGGGCAGAAGGAGAGTTTTGATGCCCTGGACAGCTGGCTGACCGAGATGAAGCAGGAGATGGGCTCTCAGGCCAACATGGAGAGCATCATCTTCATCGTGTGTGCCAACAAG GTGGATCTGACGAAGAGGAGGGTGGTGGATGAGAGCGAAGGTCGGCTgtgggcggagagcaggggCTTCCACTACTTCGAGACGTCGGCGCAGAGCGGAGAGGGCATCAACGAGATGTTCCAG gccttcttctcctccatcaCAGACATGTGTGAGAACGGCGGCCGGCGGCCGGTGTCAGAGGTCAATGTCGGCTTCACCCGGGAGCAGGCCGACACCATCCGCAGGATCCGCAACAGCAAGGACAGCTGGGATATGCTGGGGGTCAAACCGGGAGCCACCAG GGAGGAGGTGAACAAGGCCTACAGAAAGCTGGCAGTGCTGCTGCACCCCGACAAGTGTGTGGCCCCAGGAAGCGAGGACGCCTTCAAGGCCGTGGTGAACGCTCGCACGTCTCTGCTGAAGAACATCAAGTAG